Part of the Streptomyces sp. NBC_01460 genome, TCCTCACTCACCTTCAGCACGTGGTCCGCTGCCTCGTTGAAGAGGCGCGAGTGCTCGTTTATGGCGGTGATCACCGCATCGTGGGCGAACGACTGCATGCTCCGCCCCTCCGACTCTGCGCGCGCACGCAGGGCGTCGAGCTCTTCCTCGGTGAACCGCAGATTCAGACCAGCCATGAGTAGATGGTACCGCGTAGTACCACACGGTACCTTAAGGCTTCTCCCCCACCCGGCTCGCCACCCACACCCCCACCA contains:
- a CDS encoding Arc family DNA-binding protein → MAGLNLRFTEEELDALRARAESEGRSMQSFAHDAVITAINEHSRLFNEAADHVLKVSEELNRRLA